From Streptomyces griseorubiginosus, one genomic window encodes:
- a CDS encoding nitroreductase family deazaflavin-dependent oxidoreductase — protein sequence MPLEGEYEPSPTQWVREQVELYESSGGTKGNTLMDTGMPVIVLTTRGAKSGRIRKTPLMRVEHEGRYAAVASLGGAPKHPVWYHNVKADPLVELQDGPVKRDFRAREVTGSEKDEWWERAVAAYPPYAEYQEKTDRVIPVFVLEPVDGD from the coding sequence ATGCCTCTTGAGGGCGAGTACGAGCCCAGCCCGACCCAATGGGTGCGTGAGCAGGTGGAGTTGTACGAGAGCTCCGGTGGCACCAAGGGCAACACGCTCATGGACACGGGGATGCCGGTCATCGTGCTGACGACCCGGGGCGCGAAGAGCGGCCGCATCCGCAAGACGCCGTTGATGCGTGTCGAGCACGAGGGACGTTACGCGGCGGTCGCCTCGCTGGGCGGGGCGCCCAAGCACCCGGTCTGGTACCACAACGTCAAGGCCGATCCGCTGGTCGAACTCCAGGACGGGCCGGTGAAGCGGGACTTCAGGGCCCGTGAGGTCACCGGCTCGGAGAAGGACGAGTGGTGGGAGCGGGCCGTCGCGGCGTACCCGCCGTACGCCGAGTACCAGGAGAAGACGGACCGGGTCATACCGGTCTTCGTCCTGGAGCCGGTCGACGGGGACTGA
- a CDS encoding cation diffusion facilitator family transporter → MSGTSTNEKADRKTRVTVLVALAANLVIAVAKAVGGLLAGSPALLSEAAHSVADSLNEVFLLAALRRSRRPADRRHPFGYGKERFFWSLIAAVGIFVMGGCFSVFQGVEALRNGAEEKLSGYVAGLIVLGVAFLAEGISLVRALHQVRKQGGVAQGMRDPALRTVVAEDGTAVLGVTLAMIGMALHMVTGQVVWEASASLAIGALLVYVAYRLGREAKGQLIGEAADPEASARIRALLDAQPEIDSVEALFTMKMGLDSVLVAARVDLVPGLDSERVEEVAVRIKRSVARTVAEADQIFLDVTDRPAEEAGESPAATGERGGA, encoded by the coding sequence GTGAGCGGGACATCGACGAACGAAAAAGCAGACCGGAAAACACGCGTCACCGTGCTGGTGGCGCTCGCGGCGAACCTGGTGATCGCGGTCGCCAAGGCAGTGGGAGGCCTCCTGGCGGGCTCGCCCGCGCTGCTGTCGGAGGCGGCGCACTCCGTCGCGGACAGCCTCAACGAGGTCTTCCTGCTGGCCGCGCTGCGGCGCAGCCGACGCCCCGCCGACCGGCGCCATCCCTTCGGCTACGGCAAGGAGCGGTTCTTCTGGTCGCTGATCGCGGCCGTCGGGATCTTCGTGATGGGCGGCTGCTTCTCCGTCTTCCAGGGCGTCGAGGCGCTCCGCAACGGCGCCGAGGAGAAGCTCAGCGGCTATGTGGCCGGCCTGATCGTGCTGGGTGTGGCCTTCCTCGCCGAGGGGATCTCGCTGGTGCGGGCGCTGCACCAGGTGCGCAAGCAGGGCGGGGTCGCCCAGGGCATGCGGGACCCCGCCCTGCGCACGGTCGTCGCCGAGGACGGCACGGCGGTGCTCGGGGTGACCCTGGCCATGATCGGCATGGCGCTGCACATGGTCACCGGGCAGGTCGTCTGGGAGGCGTCCGCGTCCCTGGCCATCGGCGCGCTGCTGGTCTACGTGGCCTACCGGCTGGGCCGCGAGGCGAAGGGGCAGCTCATCGGAGAGGCCGCCGACCCGGAGGCCAGTGCCCGGATCCGGGCACTGCTGGACGCGCAGCCCGAGATCGACAGCGTGGAGGCCCTGTTCACCATGAAGATGGGCCTGGACTCGGTGCTGGTCGCCGCCCGGGTCGACCTGGTGCCGGGCCTGGACAGCGAGCGGGTCGAGGAGGTCGCCGTACGGATCAAGCGGTCCGTCGCCCGGACCGTCGCCGAGGCGGACCAGATCTTCCTCGACGTCACCGACCGGCCCGCCGAGGAGGCAGGGGAAAGCCCCGCCGCGACGGGGGAACGCGGCGGGGCCTGA
- a CDS encoding glutathione S-transferase family protein — MGSAGDGNSAYGQKAFKRSKSHFADRVTADARDGWPVEAGRYRLVVSRACPWASRAVISRRLLGLEDALSMGIADPIQDDRSWRFTLDPDGRDPVLGIRHLSEAYDRREIDYPGGVSVPALVDVPSGKLVTNDYQQLTLDLATEWTALHREGAPDLYPTALRDEIDTVMAEVYEDVNNGVYRAGFATGQEEYEEACAGVFRRLDLLTPRLARQRYLVGDTITEADIRLFTTLVRFDAVYHGHFKCNRWKLTENEVLWAYVRDLYQTPGFGDTVDFDHIKRHYYQVHSGINPTGIVPLGPDLSGWLTPHHREELGGRPFGEGTPPGPPPAEEQVPERGRP; from the coding sequence ATGGGCAGCGCCGGCGACGGCAACAGCGCGTACGGCCAGAAGGCGTTCAAGCGGTCCAAGAGCCACTTCGCGGACCGTGTCACCGCCGACGCGCGGGACGGCTGGCCGGTGGAGGCCGGCCGGTACCGCCTGGTCGTGAGCCGTGCGTGTCCGTGGGCGAGCCGGGCCGTGATCTCGCGGCGGCTGCTCGGTCTGGAGGACGCCTTGTCCATGGGCATCGCGGACCCGATCCAGGACGACCGCAGCTGGCGTTTCACCCTGGACCCGGACGGCCGTGACCCGGTGCTGGGCATCCGCCACCTCAGCGAGGCCTACGACAGGCGGGAGATCGACTATCCGGGCGGGGTGAGCGTGCCCGCGCTGGTGGACGTGCCGAGCGGGAAGCTCGTCACCAACGACTACCAGCAGCTCACCCTGGACCTGGCCACCGAGTGGACGGCCCTGCACCGCGAGGGGGCGCCGGACCTGTATCCGACGGCGCTGCGGGACGAGATCGACACGGTGATGGCGGAGGTCTACGAGGACGTCAACAACGGCGTGTACCGGGCCGGTTTCGCCACCGGGCAGGAGGAGTACGAGGAGGCCTGCGCGGGCGTGTTCCGCCGGCTCGACCTGCTGACCCCGCGGCTGGCCCGGCAGCGGTACCTCGTGGGCGACACGATCACCGAGGCGGACATCCGGCTGTTCACCACGCTGGTGCGTTTCGACGCCGTCTACCACGGTCACTTCAAGTGCAACCGCTGGAAGCTGACCGAGAACGAGGTGCTGTGGGCGTACGTCCGTGACCTTTACCAGACGCCGGGCTTCGGTGACACGGTCGACTTCGACCACATCAAGCGGCACTACTACCAGGTGCACAGCGGCATCAACCCGACCGGCATCGTCCCGCTCGGACCCGATCTGTCGGGCTGGCTCACCCCGCATCACCGCGAGGAGCTGGGCGGCCGTCCGTTCGGCGAGGGCACCCCGCCGGGGCCGCCTCCAGCCGAGGAGCAGGTGCCCGAGCGCGGACGTCCCTGA
- a CDS encoding DUF4235 domain-containing protein, with translation MAKKKKLKLPLAYQPLGFALGWSSGWLAGLAFRKTWMAIRHEEDAPDALDRDRGWGEILLAAAIQGAIFAAVRSAVDRTGAKAIERSTGVWPASEKGGRD, from the coding sequence ATGGCCAAGAAGAAGAAGTTGAAGCTGCCCCTCGCGTACCAGCCCCTCGGGTTCGCGCTCGGCTGGTCGAGCGGCTGGCTCGCGGGCCTCGCCTTCCGCAAGACCTGGATGGCGATCCGGCACGAGGAGGACGCGCCGGACGCCCTGGACCGGGACCGGGGCTGGGGAGAGATCCTCCTGGCCGCCGCGATCCAGGGCGCCATCTTCGCCGCGGTGCGCAGTGCCGTGGACCGCACCGGAGCGAAGGCCATCGAACGGTCCACGGGCGTCTGGCCGGCCTCCGAGAAGGGCGGCCGGGACTGA
- a CDS encoding VOC family protein gives MALVKAGVVVLDCAEPEKLAVFYKELLEAVETDATANRVEIRGADGFRLAFRRDVNATPPSWPRPENSLQAHIDFVVEDLDAVERKVVELGGRPLDTKDAAGPFEERGYADPAGHSFTLRMVTPTAPKQG, from the coding sequence ATGGCACTGGTGAAAGCGGGGGTCGTCGTGCTCGACTGTGCCGAGCCCGAGAAGCTCGCCGTGTTCTACAAGGAGCTGCTGGAGGCCGTGGAGACGGACGCCACCGCCAACCGCGTGGAGATCAGGGGGGCGGACGGCTTCCGGCTGGCCTTCCGCCGCGACGTGAACGCCACCCCGCCGAGCTGGCCCCGCCCCGAGAACTCCCTCCAGGCCCACATCGACTTCGTGGTGGAGGACCTGGACGCGGTCGAGCGCAAGGTCGTGGAGCTCGGCGGACGGCCACTGGACACGAAGGACGCCGCGGGCCCCTTCGAGGAACGCGGCTACGCCGACCCCGCGGGCCACTCCTTCACCCTGCGGATGGTCACCCCGACAGCGCCGAAGCAGGGCTGA
- a CDS encoding pyridoxamine 5'-phosphate oxidase family protein, with translation MAPQPARPAEQRKQDTLHRLEHDEDVWVATAPDDGSGVPYLVPLSFLWDGSALLLATPAASPTGRNLRATGRVRLGLGPTRDVVMIEGTVETVTQAELREEEGDRFAARTGFDPRRLTTPYLYFRVTPQRVQAWREANELAGRELMTDGQWLVAD, from the coding sequence ATGGCGCCACAGCCCGCCCGCCCCGCCGAGCAGCGCAAGCAGGACACCCTGCACCGACTGGAACACGACGAGGACGTCTGGGTCGCCACGGCCCCGGACGACGGCTCGGGGGTGCCGTATCTCGTGCCGCTGTCGTTCCTCTGGGACGGGTCCGCCCTGCTCCTGGCCACCCCGGCCGCCAGTCCCACCGGGAGGAACCTGAGGGCGACCGGCAGGGTGCGGCTCGGTCTCGGGCCCACCCGGGACGTCGTGATGATCGAGGGAACCGTCGAGACCGTCACCCAGGCCGAGTTGAGAGAGGAGGAGGGCGACCGGTTCGCGGCCCGCACCGGCTTCGACCCCCGCCGGCTCACCACGCCCTACCTGTACTTCCGCGTCACACCGCAGCGCGTCCAGGCCTGGCGGGAGGCCAACGAGCTCGCGGGGCGTGAGCTCATGACGGACGGTCAGTGGCTGGTCGCCGACTGA
- a CDS encoding GNAT family N-acetyltransferase — translation MTDHELTVRRARPDDIPGLVASSAGLFAEDAGTRDPSVDVDWPLRHGAESFAAALEDPARLVLVVDHDGEVVGHLTGTLTEPSAVRPVKSATLNALYVLPAHRRARVGGRLVAEFRTWAEAQGATQAEVSAYAANPDAIRFYERQGFGAHAVTLRSGLGRKAEVESGANGETDAVSR, via the coding sequence ATGACTGATCACGAGCTGACCGTCCGCCGTGCCCGCCCCGACGACATCCCCGGCCTGGTCGCCTCCAGCGCGGGCCTGTTCGCCGAGGACGCCGGCACCAGGGATCCGAGCGTCGACGTGGACTGGCCGCTCCGGCACGGGGCCGAGTCGTTCGCGGCGGCCCTGGAGGACCCGGCGCGGCTCGTGCTGGTGGTGGATCACGACGGGGAGGTGGTCGGCCACCTGACGGGCACCCTGACCGAACCCTCGGCCGTACGACCCGTCAAGTCGGCCACCCTCAACGCCCTTTACGTCCTCCCGGCCCATCGCCGCGCACGGGTCGGCGGACGGTTGGTGGCGGAGTTCCGCACCTGGGCCGAGGCGCAGGGTGCCACCCAGGCGGAGGTCTCCGCCTACGCGGCCAACCCGGACGCGATCCGTTTCTACGAGCGCCAGGGATTCGGGGCCCACGCGGTGACCCTGCGGTCCGGCCTAGGCCGAAAGGCGGAGGTGGAAAGCGGTGCGAACGGCGAGACTGATGCCGTCAGCCGATGA
- a CDS encoding DUF1304 domain-containing protein, producing MEILANVLVGLVAALHAYILVMEMFLWQKKPGMRFHGFDPEMARATAPMAANQGLYNGFLAAGLVWGLVAGDPTGFRAQVFFLVCVIVAGVYGAVTANIRILAAQALPGAIALAAVLAAQ from the coding sequence ATGGAGATCCTGGCGAACGTGCTGGTCGGCCTGGTGGCGGCGCTGCACGCGTACATCCTGGTGATGGAGATGTTCCTGTGGCAGAAGAAGCCGGGGATGAGGTTCCACGGGTTCGACCCGGAGATGGCCCGGGCCACCGCCCCCATGGCCGCCAACCAGGGGCTCTACAACGGCTTCCTCGCGGCGGGCCTGGTGTGGGGGCTCGTCGCCGGTGACCCGACCGGGTTCCGCGCGCAGGTGTTCTTCCTGGTGTGCGTGATCGTGGCCGGCGTGTACGGCGCCGTCACCGCCAACATCCGCATCCTCGCCGCGCAGGCGCTACCCGGCGCGATCGCCCTGGCCGCTGTTCTCGCCGCACAGTGA
- a CDS encoding TetR/AcrR family transcriptional regulator, producing the protein MTRPAPQDPRAARTRARLREALLAECAERPLEEVGVAALVRRAGVGRATFYVHYDGLEALAVDACADVVRDAVEALHAWRGRPDPVHAPPALGEFFASLTPHTALYRALLTPGGGGPLGRVLHRDLRAYSLRERELAGAADAPLVASAVAATFAGVLADWLHGLLDATAAEIADQVWQLLVALHASR; encoded by the coding sequence GTGACCCGCCCCGCGCCCCAGGATCCGCGAGCGGCCCGCACCCGGGCCCGGCTGCGGGAGGCGCTCCTCGCGGAGTGCGCCGAGCGCCCGCTGGAGGAGGTCGGCGTGGCCGCGCTGGTGCGGCGCGCCGGGGTCGGCCGGGCCACCTTCTACGTCCACTACGACGGCCTGGAGGCGCTCGCGGTCGACGCCTGCGCGGACGTCGTACGGGATGCCGTGGAGGCGCTGCACGCCTGGCGCGGGCGGCCCGACCCGGTGCACGCGCCGCCCGCGCTCGGGGAGTTCTTCGCCTCGCTCACCCCGCACACCGCCCTGTACCGGGCCCTGCTCACGCCCGGCGGGGGCGGTCCGCTGGGCCGGGTGCTGCACCGGGACCTGAGGGCCTACAGCCTGCGGGAGCGGGAGCTGGCGGGCGCGGCCGACGCCCCGCTGGTCGCCTCGGCGGTCGCGGCGACCTTCGCGGGTGTCCTGGCCGACTGGCTGCACGGCCTGCTCGACGCCACCGCCGCCGAGATCGCCGACCAGGTCTGGCAGTTGCTGGTCGCGCTGCACGCGAGCCGGTGA
- a CDS encoding GlxA family transcriptional regulator → MRRVERTERVVVLALDGVYPFELGIPSRILGAADGRYEVLTCSVDGRPVRSNADFTIGVEHGPEALATADTVVITPVASERMPADLPEEVREALALVRPDARIVSICTGAFVLAAAGLLEGRRATTHWQLADHFRRLYPHIDLDPDVLFVDDGRILTSAGAASGVDVCLHLVRKDHGSELANTVARRCVVPPFRDGGQAQYIEQPVPEQGAASTAETRAWALERLDEPLTLGELAAHARMSLRTFARRFNEEVGLSPGRWLIQQRVARARHLLESSDLSVDQIAGRVGFATGASLRQHLHAAIGVSPQVYRRTFQAAVAR, encoded by the coding sequence ATGAGACGTGTGGAGCGGACCGAACGGGTCGTGGTGCTGGCCCTGGACGGCGTGTACCCCTTCGAGCTGGGCATCCCCAGCCGGATCCTGGGCGCGGCCGACGGCCGGTACGAGGTGCTGACCTGCTCGGTCGACGGCCGACCGGTGCGCAGCAACGCCGACTTCACCATCGGCGTCGAGCACGGGCCGGAGGCCCTCGCCACCGCCGACACCGTGGTGATCACGCCGGTCGCGTCGGAGCGGATGCCCGCCGACCTGCCGGAGGAGGTGCGCGAGGCCCTCGCCCTCGTCCGCCCCGACGCCCGGATCGTGTCCATCTGCACGGGCGCCTTCGTCCTCGCCGCGGCCGGTCTCCTGGAGGGCCGCCGGGCCACGACCCACTGGCAGCTCGCCGATCACTTCCGGCGCCTGTACCCGCACATCGACCTCGACCCGGACGTCCTCTTCGTCGACGACGGCCGCATCCTCACCTCTGCCGGGGCCGCCTCCGGCGTGGACGTCTGTCTGCACCTGGTCCGCAAGGACCACGGCAGCGAGCTCGCCAACACCGTCGCCCGCCGCTGTGTCGTGCCGCCCTTCCGGGACGGCGGCCAGGCCCAGTACATCGAGCAGCCGGTGCCGGAACAGGGCGCCGCGAGCACGGCGGAGACCCGCGCCTGGGCCCTGGAGCGCCTCGACGAGCCCCTGACCCTGGGTGAGTTGGCCGCCCACGCCCGGATGAGCCTGCGCACCTTCGCCCGCCGCTTCAACGAGGAGGTCGGCCTCAGCCCCGGCCGCTGGCTGATCCAGCAGCGGGTGGCCCGCGCCCGGCACCTCCTGGAGTCCAGCGACCTGTCGGTCGACCAGATCGCCGGCCGCGTCGGCTTCGCCACGGGCGCGTCCCTGCGCCAGCACCTGCACGCGGCGATCGGCGTGTCCCCGCAGGTGTACCGGCGGACCTTCCAGGCGGCAGTGGCCCGCTGA
- a CDS encoding NADP-dependent oxidoreductase, which produces MSTVNTMRAISQDTLGGTEVLKEIEIERPAPGPNQVLVRVRAAGLNPTDWKHRANGGFLGEPPFVLGWDVSGEVEAVGIGVAVFKPGDEVFGMLPYPYGHGSHAEYVIAPVRALTHKPASIDHTQAGALPLVSLTAWQALVEYADLRPGQRVLIHAAAGGVGHVAAQIAKARGAYVIGTASAGKHDFLREIGVDEAIDYRETDFAEAVKDVDVVLDTLGGETSVKSLRVLRPGGVVVSILPVGSDEFGEEAERLGVRAVRMLVDADRAGMNAIADLVEKGELRATVEKTFPLADAAEAHALGDTGRTTGKLVLVVD; this is translated from the coding sequence ATGAGCACTGTGAACACCATGCGAGCCATCAGCCAGGACACCCTCGGCGGTACCGAGGTCCTCAAGGAGATCGAGATCGAGCGCCCCGCGCCGGGGCCCAACCAGGTGCTGGTCCGGGTGCGGGCGGCCGGCCTGAACCCGACCGACTGGAAGCACCGCGCGAACGGCGGTTTCCTCGGCGAGCCGCCGTTCGTTCTCGGCTGGGACGTCTCCGGCGAGGTCGAGGCGGTCGGCATCGGCGTGGCGGTCTTCAAGCCCGGTGACGAGGTCTTCGGCATGCTGCCGTACCCCTACGGCCACGGCTCGCACGCCGAGTACGTGATCGCGCCCGTGCGGGCGCTGACCCACAAGCCGGCGTCGATCGACCACACGCAGGCCGGCGCGCTGCCGCTGGTGTCCCTGACCGCCTGGCAGGCGCTGGTGGAGTACGCGGACCTGCGGCCGGGGCAGCGGGTGCTGATCCACGCGGCGGCCGGCGGGGTGGGCCATGTGGCCGCGCAGATCGCCAAGGCGCGGGGCGCGTACGTGATCGGTACGGCGAGCGCGGGCAAGCACGACTTCCTGCGCGAGATCGGCGTGGACGAGGCGATCGACTACCGGGAGACGGACTTCGCCGAGGCCGTCAAGGACGTCGACGTGGTGCTGGACACGCTGGGCGGCGAGACGTCCGTGAAGTCGCTGCGGGTGCTGCGGCCGGGCGGGGTCGTGGTGTCGATCCTGCCGGTCGGCTCGGACGAGTTCGGCGAGGAGGCCGAGCGGCTCGGGGTGCGGGCCGTGCGGATGCTCGTGGACGCCGACCGTGCCGGGATGAACGCGATCGCGGACCTGGTGGAGAAGGGCGAGCTGCGCGCCACAGTGGAGAAGACCTTCCCGTTGGCCGATGCCGCCGAGGCGCATGCGCTGGGCGACACCGGCCGTACGACCGGGAAGCTGGTCCTCGTGGTCGACTGA
- a CDS encoding NAD(P)-dependent alcohol dehydrogenase, translated as MSITTRAAVVESGGAPFTLSDVTLDDPAPHEALVRLVATGLCHTDLGVASGGLPFPLPGVLGHEGAGVVEAVGSAVTGVAPGDHVVLSFTSCGDCRNCDGGHPAYCAGWLPLNLLGGRRADGSSTISRDGEPLGGHFFGQSSFAERALVDERSLVKVDQDVPLESIAPLGCGVQTGVGAVWNVLKPVTGSTIVVLGAGAVGLSAVMAAALTPATTVVAVDRVGERLELAKELGATHTVNAAEEDLGEALAGITGGQGADGIVETTGNVGVLRQGVDALAARGTVVVVGAPPFGTEVSLDVNGLLGGKRVVGLTLGDAETQSFIPALVRLVKEGRLPLHRLISTYPFADIDQAVRDMGAGKAIKPVLTF; from the coding sequence ATGTCCATCACCACCCGTGCCGCCGTGGTCGAGTCCGGCGGCGCACCCTTCACCCTCTCCGACGTCACCCTCGACGACCCCGCACCCCATGAGGCCCTGGTCCGCCTGGTCGCCACCGGCCTGTGCCACACCGACCTGGGCGTGGCGAGCGGCGGACTGCCCTTCCCGCTGCCCGGAGTCCTCGGGCACGAGGGCGCCGGAGTCGTCGAGGCCGTCGGCTCCGCCGTCACCGGCGTGGCTCCCGGCGACCACGTCGTGCTGTCCTTCACCTCCTGCGGCGACTGCCGCAACTGCGACGGCGGACACCCCGCCTACTGCGCCGGCTGGCTGCCGCTGAACCTCCTCGGCGGCCGCCGGGCCGACGGCTCCAGCACCATCAGCCGGGACGGCGAACCGCTCGGCGGCCACTTCTTCGGCCAGTCCTCGTTCGCCGAGCGCGCCCTGGTCGACGAGCGCAGCCTGGTCAAGGTCGACCAGGACGTGCCGCTGGAGTCCATCGCCCCGCTCGGCTGCGGGGTGCAGACCGGCGTCGGTGCCGTGTGGAACGTCCTCAAGCCCGTCACGGGATCCACGATCGTCGTCCTCGGCGCCGGAGCCGTCGGCCTGTCCGCGGTCATGGCCGCCGCCCTCACCCCCGCCACGACCGTCGTCGCCGTCGACCGGGTCGGCGAACGCCTGGAACTGGCCAAGGAGTTGGGTGCCACCCACACCGTCAACGCGGCCGAGGAGGACCTGGGCGAGGCGCTCGCCGGGATCACCGGCGGACAGGGCGCGGACGGCATCGTGGAGACCACGGGCAACGTGGGTGTCCTGCGGCAGGGTGTCGACGCGCTCGCCGCCCGCGGCACCGTGGTCGTGGTCGGCGCCCCGCCCTTCGGCACCGAGGTCTCCCTCGACGTCAACGGCCTCCTGGGCGGCAAGCGGGTCGTCGGGCTCACCCTCGGCGACGCCGAGACCCAGAGCTTCATCCCCGCCCTGGTCCGCCTGGTCAAGGAGGGGCGGCTCCCGCTGCACCGCCTGATCAGCACCTATCCGTTCGCGGACATCGACCAGGCGGTGCGGGACATGGGCGCGGGCAAGGCGATCAAGCCCGTGCTGACGTTCTGA
- a CDS encoding aldehyde dehydrogenase family protein, whose protein sequence is MSPIEIEPGRLFVGGQWREAADGARTEVVDPSRGAVVTTVAEAGAADVDAAVRAAREAFDAGTWSGLSGRERGRILHRVAELIRENGDELAQLESLDVGKPISLCHAVDITNAANDYEHFAALAHSVDGAVRDTPMNALAYTKREPLGVVAAITPFNFPLILAGSKIGPALAAGNTVVHKPADETPLSALYMAGLLQRAGVPDGVVNVVTGSGPVAGDALLRHRGVDKVAFTGSTAIGRHVAATAGEALKPVTMELGGNAANLVFEDADLEKAVGAIIKAFVFNTGQFCMGGPRLLVARPVHSTLLGILAEAVPGVPVGDPRDPGTVVGPMAGEKHLKKVEEYVDLARKEGGRIVCGGERLDLDGGFYYKPTVIADLSNDSRVVQEEIFGPVLTVQPFDTEDEAVELANSTPYGLASGVQTTNLARAHRVADRLQAGIVWVNDWAMLDPAVPFGGVKDSGYGREYGPEALDAYTKVKSVVVSLD, encoded by the coding sequence ATGTCCCCCATCGAGATCGAACCCGGACGGCTGTTCGTGGGCGGCCAGTGGCGCGAGGCCGCCGACGGCGCCCGCACCGAGGTGGTCGACCCGTCCCGGGGCGCGGTGGTCACCACCGTCGCGGAGGCCGGAGCCGCCGACGTGGACGCGGCCGTGCGCGCCGCCCGGGAGGCCTTCGACGCCGGGACCTGGTCCGGCCTCAGCGGCCGCGAGCGGGGCCGGATCCTGCACCGGGTCGCCGAGCTGATCCGCGAGAACGGCGACGAGCTCGCCCAGCTGGAGAGCCTCGACGTCGGCAAGCCGATCTCGCTGTGCCACGCCGTGGACATCACGAACGCGGCCAACGACTACGAGCACTTCGCCGCCCTCGCCCACTCCGTGGACGGTGCCGTCCGCGACACCCCCATGAACGCCCTCGCCTACACCAAGCGCGAGCCGCTCGGGGTGGTCGCCGCGATCACCCCCTTCAACTTCCCGCTCATCCTCGCCGGATCGAAGATCGGTCCCGCCCTCGCCGCCGGCAACACAGTCGTGCACAAGCCCGCCGACGAGACCCCGCTCAGCGCCCTCTACATGGCGGGCCTGCTCCAGCGGGCGGGCGTGCCGGACGGCGTGGTCAACGTCGTCACCGGCTCCGGACCGGTGGCGGGGGACGCCCTCCTGCGCCACCGGGGCGTCGACAAGGTCGCCTTCACCGGCTCCACCGCGATCGGCCGGCATGTGGCGGCCACCGCGGGAGAGGCGCTCAAGCCGGTCACCATGGAGCTCGGGGGCAACGCCGCCAACCTCGTCTTCGAGGACGCCGACCTGGAGAAGGCGGTCGGCGCGATCATCAAGGCGTTCGTCTTCAACACCGGCCAGTTCTGCATGGGCGGCCCGCGCCTCCTGGTGGCCCGGCCCGTCCACAGCACCCTCCTCGGCATCCTCGCCGAGGCCGTGCCCGGCGTACCGGTCGGCGACCCGCGCGACCCCGGGACCGTCGTCGGTCCGATGGCGGGGGAGAAGCACCTGAAGAAGGTCGAGGAGTACGTCGACCTGGCCCGCAAGGAGGGCGGCCGGATCGTCTGCGGCGGTGAACGCCTCGACCTCGACGGCGGCTTCTACTACAAGCCCACGGTGATCGCCGACCTGTCCAACGACTCCCGGGTCGTCCAGGAGGAGATCTTCGGACCGGTCCTCACCGTGCAGCCCTTCGACACCGAGGACGAGGCGGTCGAACTCGCCAACTCGACGCCGTACGGCCTGGCTTCGGGCGTCCAGACGACGAACCTGGCCCGCGCCCACCGGGTCGCCGACCGCCTCCAGGCGGGCATCGTCTGGGTCAACGACTGGGCGATGCTCGACCCCGCGGTGCCCTTCGGCGGGGTCAAGGACTCCGGCTACGGCCGCGAGTACGGCCCCGAGGCGCTCGACGCCTACACCAAGGTCAAGTCCGTCGTCGTCTCGCTCGACTGA
- a CDS encoding MarR family winged helix-turn-helix transcriptional regulator: MLDTQVTKAAPPSLLYMVKQVELVVRSHLDELVKPSGITALQYTALTVLQRHDGLSAAQLARDSFVTAQSIADLVRSLETRGLVRRERNPNNRRVLLILLTEEGRALLARHEGPVRELEERMVRDLTAHQTEQFRQALTTAWHALS; encoded by the coding sequence ATGCTCGACACACAGGTGACCAAGGCGGCGCCCCCGTCGCTCCTCTACATGGTGAAACAGGTGGAGCTCGTCGTCCGTTCCCATCTGGACGAGCTGGTCAAGCCCTCCGGGATCACCGCGCTGCAGTACACGGCCCTGACCGTCCTGCAGCGGCACGACGGGCTGTCGGCGGCACAGCTGGCCCGGGACTCCTTCGTCACCGCGCAGTCGATCGCCGACCTGGTGCGCTCCCTGGAGACGCGCGGCCTGGTGCGCCGGGAGCGCAATCCGAACAACCGCCGGGTGCTGCTGATCCTGCTGACCGAGGAGGGCCGCGCGCTGCTCGCCCGGCACGAGGGTCCGGTGCGGGAGCTGGAGGAGCGGATGGTGCGGGACCTCACCGCACACCAGACCGAGCAGTTCCGGCAGGCCCTCACCACGGCCTGGCACGCCCTTTCCTGA